One Onthophagus taurus isolate NC chromosome 11, IU_Otau_3.0, whole genome shotgun sequence genomic window carries:
- the LOC111418522 gene encoding vacuolar-sorting protein SNF8, translating to MRRRVGIGAIQKERLQQEKYKDKGNEIQENQFEQMSKQLEAFRVNLEDFASKHKNEIRKNPEFRRQFQEMCASIGVDPLASGKGFWSVLGIGDFYYELAVQIVEVCLSTNHKNGGLISLDELRTRLINARGQSKHHQEISKDDLLAAAKKLKILGRGFSVLSMGKGQFMVQSIAGELSLDHTTLLQCADQNSGWVSVSVLKGKLSWSQERAEKSLEFMLKEGLAWVDLQSVEEKLYYFPSLFVGCVNDNN from the coding sequence ATGAGACGACGCGTTGGAATAGGAGCAATCCAAAAGGAACGTCTTCaacaagaaaaatacaaagatAAAGGTAATGAGATCCAAGAAAATCAATTTGAACAAATGAGTAAACAACTAGAGGCATTTCGGGTTAATTTAGAAGATTTCGCTTCGAAACACAAGAATGAAATTCGGAAAAATCCCGAGTTTCGTCGTCAATTTCAGGAAATGTGTGCCTCGATCGGAGTTGACCCTTTAGCTTCTGGTAAAGGTTTTTGGTCCGTACTTGGAATTGGCGACTTTTACTACGAATTAGCTGTTCAAATTGTTGAAGTATGTTTATCAACTAACCATAAAAACGGAGGATTAATAAGTTTGGATGAATTAAGAACGAGGTTGATTAATGCGCGGGGTCAAAGTAAACATCATCAAGAAATTTCTAAGGATGATCTTTTAGCTGcagctaaaaaattaaaaattttgggtAGGGGTTTTAGTGTATTATCAATGGGTAAAGGACAATTTATGGTGCAATCAATCGCCGGAGAATTAAGTTTGGATCATACAACTTTGTTACAATGTGCTGATCAAAATTCAGGGTGGGTTAGTGTTAGTGTCTTGAAGGGAAAATTAAGTTGGAGTCAAGAAAGGGCGGAGAAAAGTTTAGAATTTATGTTAAAAGAAGGTTTAGCTTGGGTTGACCTTCaaagtgttgaagaaaaactttattattttcctAGTTTATTTGTTGGGTgtgttaatgataataattaa